The sequence TTGACAGTAAGTTTCATTAGTACAAACGTGCctatgttttatataaatttatacctGATCGACtaggaataaatataattatctttttatttaggTCTCTTTTACACATTCACGCTTCTTTCACAGGTTGGAAAAACAAACCTTCACACAGGAATTGACAAATCAAAGGGAGTGAGAAGCTCCTTACTGGCTGGTATCCATTTTTGGCACTTGTCACAGAAGTAGGACAGCTGCTCCTCCATCCACGACACGTCTCCTTCATCGCTGTTGAGGGAATCCCCACTCTGGTCATGCGATAAGTCCACGGATGCCTGGTCCTCGGATTCGACAATCAGGAGCGTCTCTCCCTCCACTTCACCTTCCTCCAGTCCTTCTGAGGTCGATGTTCTCGTGGCTTCGTCATCATGCCGACTGATCAGACTACTCAGGTGGATGCTACTATCCATCCCTTCCTTCTCACAAGCTCAGCAGTGGTTCACAGTAACAACCCTAAGCTCTGGACAGTGACTTTAACAGGGCTTCTACCAGGATCACACAGACAGAGACTCTTCCAAAGAGTGTCTGCCCACACTCCTTCATTCAGATATAAGGGACCCTGAAAGCAGTAATTTACAACAGATGATCCACTGTCCTTTATTTGATTAAGTGTAAAAGGACAGTGACCAGAAAAAATATGAAGATACTACTAAGCTACTCTCCATCAACACACATACAAACTCGTGTTGTCTGTCCAATAGATACTTCACATTCAAGTCATGATTTTTGAGATCCTTTTGCCAATAACgtcttctctctttctgcttcAAGTTGCTCAGTCAAAATAATCTGTTCTCCCAAAAGacgaatgttttcttttttccgaATTTGCCTCTCAATGTCTCTGATAACTCCGTCACGAAGCCTCTAAAAACGTAAGAAACAGATTTCAGTAACATCCCGAACAGGTGGTCCCCATCCTTGTGCCATTCAAATCCAAATAACAGTGTTACCAAAATACACTTAAAACTTTCATATTCCAAATACCcagttactattttaattttctgtacaaatgtaaaatgtaataaaCGATCAAATAAATTTGGTAGTGTGCTAAATGTTATTACTGAAATGATTTCTTATCATACTTTTAGAAATTCCTGAGCATTTAGTACAGAAAATGTAATgggaaataacagaaaaaaaaaaaaaaacctggcaccatgttaaattttttttttaatttattttttgagacaagagtctcgctctgtcaaccaggctggagtgcagcggtgtgaactcagctcaccgcaacgtccgcctcctaggttcaagtgattctctggcctcagcctaccaagtagctgagactacaggcgcgcaccaccatgcccagctaatttttgcatttttagtagagacagggtttcgccacgtcaGCCAAGCTAGTCTCgcattcctgatctcaagtaatccacctgcctcagcctcccaaagtgctagattacaggcgtgagccaccgcgcccggccaatgttaaatttttaaactttaattgaTATGTAATGCTTTAAAAACTTGGCGAGTTACTATAGTAACACTCTAAACTACTCTTCAGTTAGCAATTATCCTAGCTGAACAACaaacatcaagagaaaaaaatgcagattacTAAAATCTGAACTTGGCTTCTAGCATgtaaagttaaaaatgtaaaaatcatgcagaattattaattaattatataacataaaaagaagaaaaagaagaatgctactaccagaggaaaaaataaatgctcatcaatggtagTTACCTTAGTAAGCACTAAAAAACCACAGCATTTCAGAACATGGACCTGGCACCCAATatgagacttttaaaaacatcaatttAGTCATTACTAATAACtaacattttatagtttattgCTCTCAAAATACTCTACAggttttaggccaggcgtggtggctcactcctgtaattccagcactcctGTAATattaggccaaggcaggcagactgcttgagctcagaaattctagaccatcctgggcaacatggcaaaattccgtctctagcaaaaatacaacaaaaaaaacaaaattgcagggagtgcctgtggtcccagctactcctgaggctgatgTGATAGGACCACCTGAGCTTGGAGGCACAGACtgcagagctgagattgcaccactccactcccacctgggtgatagaacaaacCCCCatttctaaacaaataaataaataaataaataggttttttgtttgtttgtttgttttttgaggagtcttgctctgtcgcccaggctgcagtacaatggcacgatctcggctcactgtaatctccaccttctgagttcaagtgattcttgtgcctcagcctccccagtagctgagattacaggcgtgcgccaccaggcctggctaacttttttgtatttttagtagagacggggtttcaccacgttggccaggctggtctcgaactcctgacctcaaatgatctgcctgcctcagcctcccaaagtgctgctaccgtgcctggccaataaatagtttttaatagTGGCTGTATAGAGTAGAATTAATGGGAGTGGGGCCCAGGGCCTGCGTATGTTTGTAGggttttttccaaattattttaccTAGTTTTAAAACTCACCTAATATAAAACCTACTTGCTGGACCTCCTCCAGGTCTACAGCTTCATTATGAGGGATTTGAAGGAGTCCCAGGATTGATATAACTCAACTGAAACCCAACTGTCTTGAACCATGCACCCTGGGCAAGATCCCCACTGAGACAAAAACGGAGGTGCTTATTCCACTCCCCGGACCACAGGTCTTCCTGTCCTATGCTACTTACACCATGACACACCGATACCCACCCTCCCAAGCCCACACCATTTACCAGAATCATTCCTTCCACACCTGCCTCCCATCCTACCCTTCCTTCTCAGAAGTGTCATGTGTGCTTATGATCTGGCTCTCCATCCCATCATTTGCTATCTTCTAGGCTTCAAGGTCTATGCTGATTGCCTCACACATCCTTCCGGTGACCCTCACTGAACTACCTTTCTAACCACTAAAGACCTCTTTCTTCTTCCAACCCTAACACCTAGAACTCTGGCTCCTCATGTAGCACTGCTTAATTTTTGCTAGGTTCCTGTGAGGATTAAAGATGATATACGTAAAGTGCTTAATACACTGCCTGGTATGTGGTAGACGGTCAGGAAACAATATTCgttatttaatttcttgcttcCTTGAATCTTCTGACACATCCAATGTGCGAAATCATTTGTCCTACTCTTTCCCACTGCTATTAATACAATGTAAGCCCCTAATGAAGAATcagacataaaaggaaaaaaaagaaacacacacacacacacacacacacacacacacacgttattCTGGTCAGCCTTTTCAACCTGGtcaacattttcttcatctctaacTTCCAAATAACCACTTTTCCACTCTGTAACACAACGGTTCGTAGCCCTGTGTTAAAATTCTCTGGGTTGcttttaaaacattgctgaacCAGCTGCCCATCCCCAAGAGATTCTGGTTTAAACGGTCTGGGGTGGGGACCAAGCCTCAGTCACACTGTAAAAACTTTCCGGGAACGTCTGATGTTTAGCTAGGGTCCAAAGCCAAGCTCTAATCCATCCCTACccaaacccttcaaaaatcactTCACTGACGTCAGAACAACATCTGTCATACTAAATTTTACTGCATCTCAAGTTTTCCCAGGATCAACATCTTTTCGTTTTCCTTCTAAGAGGCGGAAGTCTTCTGCCTCTATTCCAAAAGCTAGCCCCTTAGGAGCACATTTTAATCCCAAATCTCTGATCTCTCCTGTGCCCTTTCATTAAGTCATCTCATCCCCACCCCCCTCGCCAAAATTCTTGTATCATCACATGCTTCCTCTCTTCTAATTTCCACAGTCTGTGAACACCAGGAACAAAGACCTCATCCGCTTCATCTCTATATATCAAGCACACAGCACAGTCCGAAGCTCTGGGTAGGCAAATCAAGAAAAGACTGTTTACTCTTGATTCATCCTGTCCATTATTTTCACCCTTGGTGAACTAGGTTCAACCCCAATCACTGCCAAGTTGTTCTCTGAAAATTCACCAACGACCCAATTCCCCGTTCTCAGCACGGTTGTGAATCACTGATAGGCTCTGGAAGAGTGGAGTTTCCTCATCTTCGTATTCCCAAGGTGCTTAGTGAGGTAGCTTCCACACAGCAATCAGCCATTAAAGGTCTGCCAActtgaataagaaagaaaatatgaactgAGAGGAAAGAATAGATGGTCAGTCACTGCTGATCAGTAGGTCACGGATATTCCCTGAaataaaagtaccaaaaaaaaaatctggaggctGTTATCTCTGTCGTTCCCAGATTCCAGTTTCCACAGCAAACTGTTCATTTAAAAGAGAAGTTCAAATATCTCACCAAATTATCTTGGTGAAAGGCATGGAGAACGAGTATGGGGAGGGGGGCTCCCTTACCATAggataaaatcaaaagcaattaaAACACATTAGGCTTCAGCCCCAACCTTGGACCAGGAGAGAGGCTGGTAACTTGCAGAATGCACCCCAAGAAACTCCTTCCCCGCCTTCTATTTTCTAGCGGCCCAAGTGACATGTGGAAAGGTCCGCACTTCTATTTTCTAGCGGCCCAAGTGACATGTGGAAAGGTCCGCACCCTGAGGGCCAACTGTGACTTGAAAACAGAGCCTCTGGGCACCCCAAAAGCGTGCGTGCAGTGCAAGTGCGGAGCAAGGCCACTTCAGCGCGGAGCTCCCAAGGCACTAAGCCCGGCGGCCGGGTCTTCCTGAACCTCCAGGCTGCAC comes from Macaca mulatta isolate MMU2019108-1 chromosome 10, T2T-MMU8v2.0, whole genome shotgun sequence and encodes:
- the PET117 gene encoding protein PET117 homolog, mitochondrial precursor, yielding MSRSSKVVLGLSVLLTAATVAGVHVKQQWDRQRLRDGVIRDIERQIRKKENIRLLGEQIILTEQLEAEREKTLLAKGSQKS